The Pyrococcus horikoshii OT3 genome includes a window with the following:
- a CDS encoding ABC transporter substrate-binding protein produces MKKKVGILAILVALGMLVTPLLHPVSAEEQKVLKIAMYSATGSLFMGVWNPSAAGFRDVYSTRAASLAQDEGSSVWGIDGDYHPYRCTIVEAKENVKIPSDAVIFNSTSKKWEAAYAGQTAPVAVTFKCQKIYFHDGHKLTVADVIYSYYWEWEWTSQDGDNDPYYDQNEADWNAETMAKLLGIKVVSEDDDHFVITIYHKYTFPPYKWYEYWYFTPYTSYPWQLIYAMSEVVAESNKARLANQTQGKQLFSFSESTEDIQQIDMLTPAHAKVVMEELEKLKKEKPIPDVLKQFIYNEQDEIKEYDDIINFIKQHNHMFISNGPYIIDVYKPENLYLKYIKFDKWVKPEFAEDMYNFEPYFDVIELYGIQNENTIILGVAKGDYDLSWYSFPSFKFSGLSEEDRNNIDMYVNIGGFWDMVWNPVHDKDNPYLVTVGDKKYFNPFAIREIRFALEYLINRNYIVQNILQGSGGPMFTPWTSGDKLAIKKLQPVLDAYGLDAQGDEEYALKLIDDAMRKAARDLAKMGYKLEKVNGKGYFNGQPVKLVGIGRQEDERKDEAYYIANILKKAGFDVQVKIVDRRTASKMVYLSDPANYEWNYYTEGWVAGGSVKFSISRILQYYTTAWFGPGFVGWKFTPQNTYRATVEEVLKYLGEGDIQSAIDMLELEYYTSPDKLKPILNWTADDVGWLIYTSHYKNQTLDSEAKYWDLTKIGAALGIYESFRVFTAENWEFFPVNKRIKFRVMDPAVGLGNSIVMKSAYLAEAPQSPTKTETTTSSPSPTKTETQTQTTTSSPSPTQTTSPSQTTTTTTSPSQTKTGGGICGPALIVGLAAIPLILRRRR; encoded by the coding sequence ATGAAGAAAAAAGTTGGTATATTAGCAATATTAGTTGCCTTAGGAATGTTAGTGACACCCCTTCTACATCCAGTGAGTGCAGAGGAGCAAAAGGTTCTAAAGATAGCAATGTACTCAGCAACTGGTTCTCTCTTCATGGGTGTTTGGAATCCAAGTGCAGCAGGATTCAGGGATGTGTATTCAACTAGAGCAGCGAGCCTAGCCCAGGATGAAGGATCTTCAGTTTGGGGAATAGACGGTGACTATCACCCATACAGATGTACCATAGTTGAGGCCAAGGAAAACGTCAAGATACCCAGTGATGCCGTAATCTTCAATTCAACAAGCAAGAAGTGGGAAGCTGCCTATGCTGGTCAGACGGCCCCTGTTGCAGTTACATTCAAGTGTCAGAAGATTTACTTCCATGATGGTCACAAGCTAACAGTTGCCGATGTTATATACAGCTACTATTGGGAGTGGGAGTGGACTAGCCAGGATGGAGACAATGATCCATACTATGACCAGAACGAGGCTGATTGGAACGCGGAGACTATGGCAAAGCTCCTCGGAATTAAGGTCGTTAGTGAGGATGATGACCACTTCGTTATAACGATCTATCACAAGTACACGTTCCCACCATATAAGTGGTATGAGTACTGGTACTTCACACCGTACACCTCCTATCCATGGCAACTAATCTATGCAATGAGCGAAGTTGTTGCTGAGAGTAATAAGGCTAGGCTTGCTAACCAGACCCAAGGTAAGCAACTCTTCTCCTTCAGTGAGTCTACTGAGGATATTCAACAGATCGACATGCTGACCCCAGCCCATGCAAAGGTTGTCATGGAAGAGTTGGAGAAGCTTAAGAAGGAGAAGCCCATTCCAGACGTTCTTAAGCAATTCATATACAACGAACAGGATGAGATTAAGGAGTATGATGATATTATCAACTTTATTAAGCAGCACAACCACATGTTCATTTCAAATGGTCCATACATAATTGACGTTTACAAGCCAGAGAACCTCTACCTCAAGTACATAAAATTTGACAAGTGGGTCAAGCCAGAGTTTGCCGAGGACATGTATAACTTCGAACCATACTTTGACGTTATCGAGCTTTATGGTATCCAGAACGAGAATACTATAATCCTAGGTGTTGCCAAGGGAGACTACGACTTATCCTGGTATTCATTCCCATCATTCAAGTTCTCAGGACTTAGTGAAGAGGACAGAAACAACATTGACATGTACGTTAACATCGGTGGATTCTGGGACATGGTTTGGAACCCAGTACACGACAAGGATAACCCGTACCTAGTTACCGTTGGTGACAAGAAGTACTTCAACCCATTCGCAATTAGGGAGATAAGATTTGCCCTAGAATACCTAATCAACAGGAACTACATCGTCCAAAACATCCTACAGGGTTCAGGTGGCCCAATGTTCACCCCATGGACAAGCGGTGACAAGTTAGCTATTAAGAAGTTACAACCAGTACTTGATGCCTATGGTCTTGATGCTCAGGGTGATGAGGAGTATGCTCTTAAGCTTATTGATGATGCTATGAGGAAAGCCGCTAGGGATCTTGCTAAGATGGGTTACAAGCTTGAGAAGGTTAATGGTAAGGGGTACTTTAACGGTCAACCTGTTAAGCTCGTTGGTATTGGTAGGCAGGAGGATGAGAGGAAGGATGAAGCTTACTACATTGCAAACATACTGAAGAAAGCCGGATTCGACGTCCAAGTCAAAATCGTTGACAGAAGAACAGCAAGCAAAATGGTTTACCTCTCAGACCCAGCAAACTACGAATGGAACTACTACACTGAGGGTTGGGTTGCAGGTGGTAGCGTGAAGTTCTCAATAAGCAGGATCTTACAGTACTACACAACCGCATGGTTCGGTCCAGGATTCGTTGGTTGGAAGTTCACACCACAGAATACCTACAGAGCAACAGTAGAAGAAGTTCTCAAGTACCTTGGTGAGGGAGATATACAATCAGCAATTGACATGTTAGAGCTTGAGTACTACACAAGCCCAGACAAGCTTAAGCCAATACTCAACTGGACAGCAGACGACGTAGGATGGCTCATCTACACCAGCCACTACAAGAACCAGACTCTTGACTCAGAGGCCAAGTACTGGGATCTTACAAAGATCGGTGCAGCCTTAGGTATCTATGAGAGCTTCAGAGTATTCACAGCAGAGAACTGGGAGTTCTTCCCAGTTAACAAGAGGATCAAGTTCAGAGTCATGGATCCAGCAGTTGGTCTAGGTAACTCAATAGTCATGAAGAGTGCTTATCTTGCTGAAGCTCCACAGTCACCAACTAAGACTGAGACTACTACCTCATCTCCAAGCCCAACCAAGACTGAAACCCAAACACAGACTACGACTTCGTCACCTAGTCCAACGCAAACCACCAGTCCATCTCAGACTACAACTACCACAACTTCACCAAGCCAAACCAAGACCGGAGGAGGCATCTGTGGACCAGCACTAATTGTTGGACTAGCAGCAATACCATTAATCCTAAGGAGAAGGCGCTGA
- a CDS encoding dihydroorotase: protein MTQVDLVVVGKFLFKEKIIDGSIGIEDDKIAKFSLRELKGDKKIKVEKGKIILPGLIDVHVHLRDFNESYKETIASGTKAAIHGGITTVFDMPNTKPPIMDEKTLKLRELIFKKKSYSDYALGFLIAGNEPAKADFYKIFMGASTGGIYSKNFEEDYKKAPDIVSVHAEEYELINRYPERPPIVEVVAIKKALQASKKMKKPLHICHVSTKDGLKEILKANIPWVSFEVTPHHLFLTRRDYERSKLLKVYPPLRDEEDRRYLWENLKSIPIIASDHAPHTLEDKEAGAAGLPGLETEVALLLDAVNKGMITIWDIVAKMSINPARIFKIKNKGWEEGKDADLIVVDMKKEWTIKAENFYTKANWTPYEGWKVKGKVIMTILRGEVVMEDDEIIGKPRGERIVKEGNAQGNLGSSQEH, encoded by the coding sequence GTGACCCAAGTGGATTTAGTTGTCGTTGGCAAATTTTTATTTAAAGAAAAGATCATTGACGGTTCGATAGGTATAGAGGATGACAAAATTGCAAAATTTTCTTTAAGAGAATTAAAAGGTGACAAAAAAATAAAGGTTGAAAAAGGGAAAATAATACTTCCAGGCCTCATCGATGTTCACGTTCATCTTAGGGATTTTAACGAAAGCTATAAGGAGACAATAGCAAGCGGAACAAAAGCTGCAATTCATGGAGGCATAACGACGGTTTTTGACATGCCCAACACGAAACCCCCGATAATGGATGAGAAAACGCTCAAGCTAAGAGAGTTGATATTTAAAAAGAAGAGCTACTCCGACTATGCACTAGGATTCCTTATAGCTGGAAATGAGCCTGCTAAGGCAGATTTCTATAAGATATTTATGGGGGCATCAACCGGTGGAATTTACTCAAAGAACTTTGAGGAAGATTACAAAAAGGCTCCCGATATCGTGAGCGTTCACGCAGAGGAGTATGAACTTATAAACAGATACCCAGAGAGGCCACCAATAGTTGAAGTTGTTGCAATAAAAAAGGCCCTCCAAGCAAGCAAAAAGATGAAGAAGCCACTACATATATGTCACGTTTCAACAAAAGATGGATTAAAAGAGATACTAAAAGCAAACATTCCCTGGGTGAGCTTTGAAGTAACCCCCCATCATCTTTTCTTAACGAGAAGGGATTATGAAAGGTCAAAACTTCTAAAGGTATACCCTCCCCTTAGGGATGAAGAAGACAGAAGGTATCTTTGGGAGAACCTGAAAAGTATTCCAATAATAGCGAGCGATCATGCTCCTCATACGTTAGAAGATAAAGAAGCTGGGGCTGCAGGTTTACCCGGGTTAGAGACAGAGGTAGCGCTTTTACTTGACGCTGTAAACAAAGGAATGATAACCATATGGGATATAGTTGCGAAGATGTCAATAAATCCGGCTAGAATATTCAAAATAAAGAACAAGGGATGGGAAGAAGGGAAGGATGCCGACTTGATAGTTGTAGATATGAAAAAGGAATGGACTATAAAAGCAGAAAACTTTTACACGAAAGCAAACTGGACACCTTATGAAGGGTGGAAGGTAAAAGGAAAAGTTATAATGACGATCTTGCGGGGAGAAGTAGTCATGGAAGATGATGAGATAATAGGAAAGCCCAGGGGGGAGAGAATTGTTAAGGAGGGTAACGCTCAAGGAAACTTGGGAAGTAGCCAAGAACATTAA
- a CDS encoding dihydroorotate dehydrogenase electron transfer subunit, translating to MLRRVTLKETWEVAKNIKAFRFDEKLDFTPGQFIMVWLPGVNEKPFSLADKDLIVVKRVGPFTSKLFTLEEGDYLWIRGPYGNGFKEVKGKVALVAGGIGIPPIYALAKHGKLEEKVLIYGARGKDELALLDIENYVDEIVITTDDGSYGIKGFPTDVLAKRKEEFSQVYACGPEIMLAKVLEIMNYERTQISAERYMKCGIGICGSCALGPYLVCRDGPVFTGEQLKDTEFGKFTRLPDGRIKGLR from the coding sequence TTGTTAAGGAGGGTAACGCTCAAGGAAACTTGGGAAGTAGCCAAGAACATTAAAGCATTTAGATTTGACGAGAAGCTTGACTTCACCCCAGGTCAGTTTATAATGGTATGGCTCCCAGGGGTCAATGAGAAACCTTTCAGTCTAGCTGATAAAGATTTAATCGTTGTAAAAAGGGTAGGTCCCTTCACATCGAAACTCTTCACGCTCGAGGAAGGTGACTACCTATGGATTAGGGGCCCCTATGGAAACGGGTTTAAAGAGGTGAAAGGGAAGGTTGCCTTAGTTGCTGGAGGAATAGGAATACCACCGATATACGCCCTCGCAAAACATGGAAAGCTTGAGGAGAAAGTCCTTATATATGGAGCTAGGGGTAAGGATGAGTTGGCCCTTTTGGATATAGAAAATTACGTTGATGAAATAGTTATAACAACCGATGATGGCTCATATGGAATCAAAGGCTTCCCAACAGATGTGCTTGCCAAGAGGAAGGAAGAATTTTCACAGGTCTACGCTTGTGGTCCAGAGATCATGCTCGCAAAGGTTTTAGAAATCATGAACTACGAAAGAACCCAAATTTCAGCGGAAAGATACATGAAATGTGGGATAGGGATTTGTGGGAGTTGCGCACTTGGACCTTATCTCGTATGTAGGGATGGCCCCGTATTCACGGGAGAACAGTTAAAAGATACAGAGTTTGGGAAGTTCACAAGGTTGCCAGACGGGAGGATAAAAGGGTTGAGGTGA
- a CDS encoding radical SAM protein — MKKRYSWEELARAMGIEPQRLENKEARELKKFVDEMTWPTHCNYCQGLDLTNPNPVHHPSYELTPACNHDCIFCYSNVAVKLGKAPKPGYYGWDNPKVITISQYGEPLLSPRIVEVNKMLRKRFPEARLDLQTNGSLLTRELWEKLDFDLVMISLNAADREKHRRIANADTFEQVVNALKIVGEDKSVRSVVRTVFMPGINDEDIPKIAELAASLGIDEMHLQPLTIHELNVERLKKAGLDFERAESIRELLKAAMEAKKYIDVRISGCILVQLKQMDPITLYSVRRVAREVVPLVKRSKLDI; from the coding sequence ATGAAGAAGAGGTATTCCTGGGAAGAGCTTGCTAGAGCGATGGGAATTGAACCCCAAAGATTAGAAAATAAAGAAGCTAGAGAGTTGAAAAAATTCGTTGATGAGATGACCTGGCCAACCCACTGTAACTATTGTCAGGGATTGGACTTAACGAATCCAAATCCAGTTCATCATCCGAGCTACGAGCTAACCCCAGCATGCAACCACGATTGTATATTCTGCTACTCCAATGTAGCGGTAAAATTGGGCAAGGCCCCAAAACCAGGTTATTATGGCTGGGATAACCCGAAGGTTATAACAATCTCCCAATATGGGGAACCTCTGTTAAGCCCCAGGATAGTCGAAGTAAACAAAATGCTCAGAAAGAGATTCCCAGAAGCTAGGCTTGATCTTCAAACTAATGGATCCTTACTAACAAGGGAGCTCTGGGAAAAGTTAGACTTTGATTTAGTAATGATAAGTTTGAATGCTGCTGATAGAGAAAAGCATAGGAGAATAGCAAATGCAGATACATTTGAGCAAGTTGTTAACGCCCTTAAAATCGTTGGAGAAGATAAAAGTGTCCGCTCGGTTGTTAGAACTGTATTTATGCCAGGAATAAATGATGAGGATATACCAAAAATTGCAGAACTCGCAGCTTCTCTGGGAATAGATGAAATGCACCTCCAACCCCTAACGATCCATGAATTAAACGTGGAGAGGCTGAAAAAAGCAGGATTAGACTTTGAAAGAGCAGAGAGCATAAGGGAGCTATTAAAAGCTGCAATGGAAGCCAAAAAGTACATAGACGTTAGGATAAGCGGATGTATATTAGTTCAGCTTAAGCAGATGGATCCAATAACTCTCTATAGTGTTAGGAGGGTAGCTAGAGAAGTTGTGCCACTCGTAAAGAGAAGTAAGTTGGATATTTAG
- a CDS encoding 7-cyano-7-deazaguanine synthase gives MLKCSICINDERITRILIVDGRPICKECKVFLEHPPDKEKIKKELEEILSKVDKAIVAYSGGKDSIVALYLAKEKYSIDVEAVMVDHGFIAPQAIKNAKNVAKYLDVPLTIIKRDYSDIFREALLKAKSPCRKCSRRTMEILRKYALKKGYRYMITGHELPFGHHPYRLMSGGIIQVRILSLMSEEERMKILKKLPVELPELPGYTSNCLILGPALQRFWERHGYSFEHRRIAALVRYGLLNKEKALKKVQKPEVPQWQWELVKKKLKLEDGF, from the coding sequence ATGCTGAAATGTTCAATCTGCATAAATGATGAAAGGATAACGAGAATCTTAATAGTAGATGGAAGGCCAATATGCAAAGAGTGCAAAGTATTTCTAGAGCACCCTCCAGATAAGGAAAAGATAAAGAAAGAACTAGAGGAGATTTTATCCAAAGTAGATAAAGCAATTGTTGCTTATTCTGGGGGTAAAGATAGTATAGTTGCATTATATTTAGCCAAAGAAAAATACTCGATAGATGTTGAGGCAGTAATGGTCGATCATGGTTTTATAGCACCCCAAGCTATAAAGAATGCAAAGAACGTTGCCAAGTACTTAGACGTTCCTTTAACTATAATAAAGAGAGATTATTCTGATATATTCAGGGAGGCATTACTAAAGGCTAAATCTCCATGCAGAAAGTGCTCCAGGAGGACAATGGAGATCCTTAGAAAGTATGCATTAAAGAAGGGGTATAGATACATGATCACAGGGCATGAACTACCTTTTGGCCATCACCCTTACAGATTAATGAGTGGAGGAATAATCCAGGTAAGGATTCTATCCTTAATGTCAGAGGAGGAAAGGATGAAGATCCTTAAGAAGTTGCCAGTTGAGTTACCGGAGCTTCCAGGCTATACTAGTAACTGTTTGATTTTAGGCCCAGCTCTACAGAGATTTTGGGAGAGACATGGTTACTCATTTGAGCATAGAAGAATAGCAGCCCTTGTTAGGTATGGACTTTTGAATAAAGAAAAAGCTCTAAAAAAAGTACAAAAACCAGAAGTTCCTCAATGGCAATGGGAGTTGGTTAAGAAAAAGCTTAAACTTGAAGATGGCTTCTAA
- a CDS encoding alanyl-tRNA editing protein — MVERVYYKDPYLREIDAKIVDVRKEKDRVEVVLDRTIFYPEGGGQPGDRGVIKGNDFEIMVEDTIEKNGEIFHIGKLRGEIPKEGEKVKLYLDWEWRYGNMQMHTGQHILSAVLKKLYDLDTTGFNIFRDYAKIEVNGEVNWDMIERAELEVNKIIINDLPVVIEEYDKLPEEIALKLRKNVTKVKEKIRIVKIGDVDVTPCGGTHVKSTREVGIIKVLRFYKKSKNLWRIEFTCGYRAISKMNEILRDYWGSLDLMPNKNPPLIERINEVLRTVNSLENRIEELRREIWEWKGKALLKEGVKVGNYTVITHVENWNMKDAQAFAIDFVKKNSNTILLLANEKYVLFAKNEGVPVSMRELLKEVIDELGGKGGGTDNLARGRVEAKPEEIFDVALEKLRSHLQV, encoded by the coding sequence ATGGTCGAAAGGGTATACTATAAGGATCCTTATTTAAGGGAAATTGATGCAAAGATCGTTGACGTTAGAAAAGAAAAAGATAGAGTAGAGGTCGTGTTGGATAGAACGATTTTCTATCCAGAGGGAGGAGGACAACCGGGGGATAGGGGAGTCATAAAAGGGAATGATTTTGAAATAATGGTGGAAGATACCATTGAAAAGAACGGAGAGATATTTCACATTGGAAAGTTAAGGGGAGAGATCCCAAAGGAAGGAGAGAAAGTCAAACTCTACTTGGATTGGGAGTGGAGATACGGAAACATGCAGATGCACACGGGTCAGCATATATTATCCGCTGTTCTAAAGAAGCTTTATGATCTTGATACGACGGGATTCAATATATTTAGGGATTACGCAAAGATAGAAGTGAATGGGGAAGTTAACTGGGATATGATAGAGAGGGCCGAGTTAGAGGTCAATAAGATCATCATCAACGACCTTCCAGTAGTTATTGAGGAATATGATAAGCTTCCTGAGGAAATTGCTTTGAAGCTAAGGAAAAACGTCACAAAGGTAAAGGAGAAAATTAGAATAGTTAAAATAGGAGATGTTGATGTCACCCCTTGCGGAGGAACCCACGTTAAATCGACTAGGGAGGTTGGAATTATAAAAGTTCTCAGGTTTTATAAGAAATCTAAAAACCTGTGGAGGATAGAATTTACATGTGGATATAGGGCGATAAGCAAAATGAATGAGATTCTAAGGGATTATTGGGGATCCTTAGATTTAATGCCTAATAAGAATCCTCCACTTATTGAGAGGATTAATGAAGTCCTTAGGACCGTTAACTCCCTTGAGAATAGAATAGAGGAGCTAAGAAGGGAAATATGGGAATGGAAGGGAAAGGCATTATTAAAAGAGGGCGTTAAGGTGGGGAATTACACCGTAATTACCCATGTAGAGAATTGGAATATGAAGGATGCCCAGGCCTTTGCGATAGACTTCGTTAAAAAGAATTCAAACACGATATTATTGCTTGCTAATGAAAAGTACGTCCTCTTTGCGAAGAATGAAGGTGTTCCAGTGTCGATGAGGGAACTACTTAAGGAGGTTATTGATGAACTTGGAGGGAAAGGAGGAGGAACGGATAATCTAGCTAGGGGAAGGGTGGAGGCTAAGCCAGAGGAAATCTTTGATGTAGCCTTAGAAAAGCTTAGAAGCCATCTTCAAGTTTAA